The DNA window tcggtatccctgactgtcctacaactctatgtagaccaggctgtcgttgaactcagagatcactgcctcccaagtgctggaactaaagtcgtgtgcatgcttttaatcccagcactcctggaggcagagacaggcaaatctcagtgccagcctggtctacaaagtgagttccaggacaaccgggGCAGTTATATAAagaaatggggggaggggttgaTCTAGGCATGGTGTTGCATGCATTAGTCCTCCACCCCCCAGGtgaatctctgatttcaaggccaacctgagtgtcaggacagccagaaaatgtctttaaaaaaaataaggtttgCCATGGAAATCTTAGCCTCTCTTCTCAAATACAGCATAAAATGGGGTTCCGAAAAGCCTCTGGGACTGTGGTTACATCCAAGTGGTTGAGAGTTGGCTAATATGaacaagggcctgagttcaatctcaagCAACACAAAAAGCAGAGACAGCTTGCAGATGTACAAACTGAGAAAAACTTTCACTAATACTCGTTTCCATTTTCCGTATGAGTCAATAGGCAGTATACACAGATAGTTGCCATAAGTACATAGCATGGGGTGGTGTGTCAGTGGTGAGAAGCAGGCGTCAGCTGATTACCCGGCTTTGCTGCTCAGTAACTGACCCATGGTAGCTGCTTTTCTGCCTCCTGTTCCTCGGCTGCAAAGCACAGGTAATAAAGTGCTGCTAGCTCATAGGGTTGCTGTAGCTTAGGAGTAAAGACCCATGGTTATTAAAATACTGTGAAATGTTTTAGTATTATCATCACTGCACACCCTGATCTCACCCAGGAACAGTCTCTTCAGTGGTCTGTACTGGCACCAGGCACAGATGTTAAAAGTGCAGAAGGTACAAGGATCACGTCCATGCAGCTGCTTTAGGGCCCAACCTTGGGTtagaaaagaatgagaaagatgATGACAAAGACCAGACTAAATTACCTAGTCTCATCTTCTGTATGTTATTTCAGGACTTTCAACCATTTAATCTGTTCAGTTCCTACctagtttttaaaagattagtGGTTTAGGTAGCCATtaacaccccccccaaacaaaTTCTGTGTATCTAAATAGCCATCATGGCTGGGAATGTAATTCAGTGGTAAAAGTACAAAAGGcaccagttggtggtggcacacaactttaatcccagcacttttggaGGCAGAGTtccagagaccagcctggtctacagatgaagttccaggacagccagggctacacagagatactctgtcttgaaaaaagcaaacaaaagcaacacacaaaAAAGGCTTGGGTTCAACGCctcccctgcaaaaaaaaaaaagcccagaatgGTGGTAGCCACCACCTCAGTAATTTTAGACCCATCCCTTTTAAGCCGAAAGCAAGAAAGTAGTTAGCTCCAGCAGGATGAATTAGTGTCTTAGTCTGAAGAATTTTAAAGCAAGTCAAGTaattgtataaaatttaaattttatgatcaTGGCCAGACCTTTTTACACTAAACACAATGGAAATATTGTTTTCCCCAACGGAAAAATTTCTGAATCATACTATGTTGCACATAGactagaaataaaaattcaggtACTTTTTCAAGTTTCTAAAGATTGCAAATAACAACCCACTGTTTTACTTCCAAAATCTGAAGTTATTAACATGATTCTGTGGTACTGTTTCTCAGGCTTTACCTAAAAAGTCATTATTATTCAGATAAAGTAGTCCTCTTGTCACATTTTTTAAGTCTCTGTTCCACCACAACTTCCTGAGATTTGTGAAGAAACTGTAGTCTTGTGATCAACCTCCATAATGTAATGGCAGTCTTGTAATCATAGGGACAAAACGGTGACCGGCTTTATGTGTCAATCAGTTGTAGTCTGCTGATCTGATTGGAAGCCTTCACAAATGCCTGGTGGCGATTGCAGAGAACTGCCAAGCATATGGGGATAATACAGTAGCCCACTGTTTTGGGATCAGCTCTTGTACAAGAATAAAGGAACAAAAACATCTGTAAGTATGGTATCAGAAAAATAACTGTCCACAACCAAAAGGGCAGGGAAAGTAACCGAGCTTTCAAGGAGTGTGTCCATGTGGTTCCTTCCCGAGGCTCTTCAGGGTGCTGCTGAATGTgttccaaagccagcctgttgTAAGTCTCATTGATTTCAAAAACATAGTAGAATGCTGCTGCGCTTGCTAGCAAATACAATCCCACTCCAATCCATCCCATCCGCTGGCGGAAGTTCATCATTCTCCATGCTCTGTGCCTTCAATGTAAACACAGGAAAGTACAGTTAGGGTCTAGTACTGTTGCCGTGGCAACTATTGCCAAGTGCACTTGATTTAAATTCGAGTTCTGAAAAGCACCAGCATGTTTAAGATTTAACAGCTGTAAACAACTTACAGGTGGTTGTTTTATATAACAATTGTGAGCACGTAAAAATACTGGTTTCAGTATATATTGAGTGCTGCTATTTATGTAAACCCTACAGAGTGAATGAATCATCACATGTTGTCTGAGTAGACACAAGTACACCTTCATTTCAGATCATGGGGTATCTAGTTTCCCAGGACATTGCACTTGACAGTTGAAATGCTTTCTGACTTAACATTTATTACTTCAGACAGTAACACTGGGATCTACTCGTTAAAACCAATGTCGAAGCCCCCAAGACGGTAACTCAAACACTTACAATGGTCCCGAAAATCTTCCTGTTCCCCCAGCAAGCGTGCAAGAGTCACTCGGTTCTGAATAGTCGGGTGCCTTTGGCATTTCAGAACAAGCCACCTCAAGAGAAACCCTCCGGGTCGCGCTGCTCGGACAGGGTGAGCGCCGCCGGCGGGAGCACGAGCTCGTAGTGATTAAGCTCAGCGTGACTGCGGCTGGTCACGCGACGGCGGGCCCCATCGCCCTCTGGAGCCCCAGCCGGGGGAAGCCACCTAGAGAGGCTCGGCCGCCGGGGTCTCGGGGCGGCCGGCGGGCCCGCCCCCCGCAGCAAGTGCTCGGCGCCCGGGCTGAGCAGGCTGCACCAGACCTGGCCCGCGGAGCCTGGAGCGTGGCAGCCGGCGCAGCGCCGGGCCAGCCTGACAGCCGAGCCGAGCAGCCCCGGGTCTCACCTTCCCGTCCGGAGTGGCCCGCCCGCTCGCAATCCCGGATGCCGCCGCGGTCGGAGCTTCCGTCTTGGGCCGGAAGCGTGCTCCCGTCTGTCGTGACGTCAGGCTGTCTCCACTGCGCCGCCTCCTACCGCCTCAGACGGGGGCGGTTGTCTGGTCCCTGAGGCGTTGCAGCGTCGCTGTCCTGCCCTCGGCGGGTGAAGCGGGCTCCCCCTTCTTTGCCCCCCAACCGAGCTCAGGACGTGGTCCCCGGGTCTCGGGTGAAGCCCTGAAAGGTCAGACGCCTTCCCTTCCCCGGGAGCCGCGCGGCGCGTCTGTGCGAGCGGGCGAGCCGGCGGTCCTCAGGCCCGCGGTGGTCTGTGGGCGTGGGAGGCGGGAGGAGCCGGCTGCTGTGGCGGCACACCGGGAACTTACATGGGTGCTCTGTCTTCTCAGGCTCCTGCACCTCGGCGCAGACTTGAAGAGACAAGTGCGCGCATCACTGCGAGTGGCGGCGGCACGCGGGACGAACTAGGACTTAAATACGCTGGCACCATGACGCTGAGGCTCTTGGAAGACTGGTGCAGGGGGATGGACATGAACCCTCGGAAGGCACTATTGGTTGCTGGCATCCTCCCGACCTGCGGAGTGGCAGACATCGAGGAGGCCCTGCAGGCTGGCCTGGCTCCCCTGGGGGAGCACAGACTGCTTGGGAGGATGTTCAGGAGGGATGAGAACAAGAATGTAGCCTTGGTGGGGCTTACAGTAGAGACTAGCAGTGCTCTGGTTCCCAAGGAGATACCTGGAAAGGGGGGTGTCTGGAGAGTGATCTTTAAGCCTCCTGATGCTGATAATGAGTTTTTATGCAGattaaatgagtttttaaaggGGGAGGGCATTACGATGGGTGAATTGACCAGAGTTCTTGGGAATCGAAATGGCCCTCTCAGACTAGGCCAGGGCATGATCCCTGAAATTCGAGCCCCCATGTTGGCACAGGCATTAGATGAGGCTCTTAAGCCTACCCTGCAGTATCTGAGGTACAAAAAGCTTAGTGTATTTTCAGGCAGGGATCCTCCAGGACCAGGAGAAGAAGAATTTGAATCTTGGATGTTTCATACTTCTCAGGTAATGAAAACATGGCAGGTGTCTGATGTAGAGAAAAGAAGGCGGTTGATAGAGAGCCTAAGAGGCCCAGCGTTTGAAATTATTCATGTTCTCAAGATAAACAATCCTTTCATTACAGTTGCAGAATGCCTGAAGACCCTTGAGACAATATTTGGGATTATTGATAATCCTAGGGCATTGCAAGTCAAATACCTTACTACTTACCAGAAGGATGGTGAAAAGCTGTCTGCGTATGTTCTAAGGTTAGAGCCTTTATTACAAAAATTGGTACAGAAAGGAGCAATTGAGAAAGAAGTTGTGAATCAGGCCCGCCTAGACCAGGTCGTTGCTGGAGCAGTCCACAAGACAGTTCGAAGAGAACTTGGACTGCCAGAGGGTGGCCCAGCCCCAAGTTTACTTCAGTTACTTGCACTGATAAATGACAAGGaggcagcagaggaggaggaagaggtccTTCGTCAGGCCGAATTAGAAGGGTATTTCACTTGACCCAAGACTGGCAAGGATGTCATGATGAGCAGAACATGATGGAAGAATTCATATCAGTGATCAGCCCATTCCCACTTGTGCTGCCAAAGTAGCTTACCCTTTGTTGTGTTCACCTTATTGAATGTCTCCCTAATGTATTACTGACATGAACAATGTCATTCTACACTGATAATTAAATCAAAAGATGAGTCATTCTACTAGTGCAGTGTCCTAGGAGGCAAACAAATTCACTTGCACGTGTAATAGTCTTATGTGACCATATTATTGGTAATTGATAGTTTTCAAGTGTTGCCCACATTTATGGTGAAGACCCTGAGCCA is part of the Cricetulus griseus strain 17A/GY chromosome 5, alternate assembly CriGri-PICRH-1.0, whole genome shotgun sequence genome and encodes:
- the Tmem251 gene encoding transmembrane protein 251 isoform X1 yields the protein MPKAPDYSEPSDSCTLAGGTGRFSGPLHRAWRMMNFRQRMGWIGVGLYLLASAAAFYYVFEINETYNRLALEHIQQHPEEPREGTTWTHSLKARLLSLPFWLWTVIFLIPYLQMFLFLYSCTRADPKTVGYCIIPICLAVLCNRHQAFVKASNQISRLQLIDT
- the Tmem251 gene encoding transmembrane protein 251 isoform X2, with the translated sequence MMNFRQRMGWIGVGLYLLASAAAFYYVFEINETYNRLALEHIQQHPEEPREGTTWTHSLKARLLSLPFWLWTVIFLIPYLQMFLFLYSCTRADPKTVGYCIIPICLAVLCNRHQAFVKASNQISRLQLIDT
- the Moap1 gene encoding modulator of apoptosis 1 isoform X1, producing MTLRLLEDWCRGMDMNPRKALLVAGILPTCGVADIEEALQAGLAPLGEHRLLGRMFRRDENKNVALVGLTVETSSALVPKEIPGKGGVWRVIFKPPDADNEFLCRLNEFLKGEGITMGELTRVLGNRNGPLRLGQGMIPEIRAPMLAQALDEALKPTLQYLRYKKLSVFSGRDPPGPGEEEFESWMFHTSQVMKTWQVSDVEKRRRLIESLRGPAFEIIHVLKINNPFITVAECLKTLETIFGIIDNPRALQVKYLTTYQKDGEKLSAYVLRLEPLLQKLVQKGAIEKEVVNQARLDQVVAGAVHKTVRRELGLPEGGPAPSLLQLLALINDKEAAEEEEEVLRQAELEGYFT
- the Moap1 gene encoding modulator of apoptosis 1 isoform X2, which encodes MTLRLLEDWCRGMDMNPRKALLVAGILPTCGVADIEEALQAGLAPLGEHRLLGRMFRRDENKNVALVGLTVETSSALVPKEIPGKGGVWRVIFKPPDADNEFLCRLNEFLKGEGITMGELTRVLGNRNGPLRLGQGMIPEIRAPMLAQALDEALKPTLQYLRYKKLSVFSGRDPPGPGEEEFESWMFHTSQLQNA